A single window of Candidatus Deferrimicrobiaceae bacterium DNA harbors:
- a CDS encoding integron integrase, whose translation MKNGLSFWPERLRSVMRTGNYSFSTERAYSAWVVRFLSFCAARFSEPGAGSVHAFLEHLALARNVSAATQGQALNALVFFFQHVLGHPLGTIPDFPRARGRRRLPTVLSREEVARLLSRLSGVHALMAGLLYGSGLRLMECLRLRVKDLDFDRRQVLVREGKGGKDRVTVLPERFREPLRKHLADVRARDEQDRDRGFGEVHLPPALERKYPGAPRDWAWQWVFPAGRLSVDPRSGKVRRYHVHESALQKAVKKAARDAGIAKRVTCHTLRHSFATHLLESGYDIRTVQEMLGHSDVSTTMIYTHVLNRPGLAVKSPADAV comes from the coding sequence ATGAAGAACGGGCTCTCTTTTTGGCCCGAACGGCTTCGGTCCGTGATGCGAACCGGCAATTATTCCTTTAGCACGGAGCGGGCCTACTCTGCCTGGGTCGTTCGATTTCTGTCGTTCTGCGCGGCACGCTTTTCGGAGCCCGGGGCGGGGAGCGTGCACGCCTTTCTGGAGCACCTCGCCCTGGCGCGCAACGTGTCCGCGGCCACCCAGGGACAGGCCCTCAACGCCCTGGTCTTCTTCTTCCAGCACGTGCTGGGCCACCCCCTCGGCACCATCCCCGACTTTCCCCGCGCCCGGGGGCGTCGCCGGCTGCCCACGGTCCTCTCCCGCGAGGAGGTTGCGCGTCTCCTCTCCCGGCTTTCCGGGGTTCACGCCCTCATGGCCGGCCTCCTGTACGGGTCGGGCCTGCGCCTCATGGAGTGCCTGCGCCTGCGCGTGAAGGACCTTGACTTCGACCGCCGGCAGGTCCTCGTGCGGGAAGGCAAAGGCGGGAAGGACCGCGTGACGGTCCTCCCCGAGCGTTTCCGCGAGCCCCTTCGGAAACATCTGGCCGACGTCCGGGCCCGCGACGAACAGGACCGGGATCGCGGCTTCGGGGAAGTCCACCTTCCACCCGCCCTCGAGCGCAAGTATCCCGGCGCCCCGCGCGACTGGGCCTGGCAGTGGGTTTTCCCCGCCGGACGGCTCTCGGTGGACCCGCGCAGCGGCAAGGTGCGCCGGTACCACGTGCACGAGAGCGCCCTCCAGAAGGCGGTCAAGAAGGCCGCGCGCGACGCGGGGATCGCCAAGCGCGTCACCTGCCATACGCTTCGACACTCCTTCGCCACGCACCTTCTGGAGTCCGGGTACGACATCCGAACCGTTCAGGAGATGCTGGGCCATTCCGACGTCTCCACCACCATGATCTACACCCACGTGCTGAACCGGCCGGGCCTCGCGGTGAAAAGCCCTGCGGACGCGGTATGA